A part of Scophthalmus maximus strain ysfricsl-2021 chromosome 20, ASM2237912v1, whole genome shotgun sequence genomic DNA contains:
- the sprn2 gene encoding shadow of prion protein 2: MAVQQKLLSLWVWLLLIAALCPVQYVYSKRGGSSKGRGKGDGDKEPPSQGRGLSKQGLKLVGAAAAGIVGGTGTGFGLGFLGKSKHGSGKHHSHKTVSEQDQRHYHNEGKGHQNQSLWRAFVNTAAPTHATNIFFTFRHVVSFLLAAWIRDI, translated from the coding sequence ATGGCTGTCCAGCAGAAGCTTCTCTCACTATGGGTGTGGCTGTTGCTCATTGCAGCACTGTGCCCAGTACAGTACGTTTACAGTAAGCGTGGCGGTAGCTCCAAGGGTCGAGGAAAAGGTGATGGTGACAAAGAGCCTCCCTCCCAAGGCCGAGGCCTCTCCAAGCAGGGCCTGAAGTTggtgggagcagcagcagccggtaTAGTGGGAGGCACAGGCACTGGGTTCGGGCTGGGGTTCCTCGGAAAGTCGAAGCATGGTTCTGGGAAGCATCACAGCCATAAGACGGTTTCTGAGCAAGATCAACGGCATTACCACAACGAAGGCAAAGGGCATCAGAACCAGTCTCTGTGGAGAGCCTTCGTCAACACGGCCGCCCCGACCCACGCGACCAACATCTTTTTCACTTTTCGACATGTGGTGTCTTTCCTTCTAGCAGCCTGGATCAGAGACATTTGA